The sequence below is a genomic window from Pseudorasbora parva isolate DD20220531a chromosome 4, ASM2467924v1, whole genome shotgun sequence.
AAAGGAAGTCACTATGCTCCGCTCCTGATACATCACATAATTGATGGTTTGCatcgtttcccctatttaaacaatttaattacTGTAGTAAATTCTCAATCTGTGTCACAAAGGGGCATTCACTCACGACTGTTACGTGATAATAAAACAATTATCTTGTTTAGCGTAAtgtaatatatttgaatttcaTTTGCCCATCACTCTAAGCGTTGGTGGAACTCAAACGCGATTGTCGGTTTATAGTCGGACTATTTTTAATGCGACACAAACAGTTGCACATGTGTTTCCTAGTGTGGGTGTTTTGCTCAATTCAAACACTGTGAGTAGGTACACTTCACATTCTTTCTTCGTTTTTGTTATTTCTTAATTTTACCTGATTGTACTTTGTGATGTGACGCCATGAAAAACGCAGTCATATCTCATAGGGACATTTATTTATGTACTAACTTAgacatttttgtgcatttactGCACAACGTAACATTTACTGcacataatatataattaacgCTGCATTGGAGGTTTTTAGTTGAACACATTGTTTTTAAGTCGagtacattttattaataacaGTGCATCTGTTTGTAACTGTTTCAGACATTCACTCACATTTATCACTAGATTTTTCTCTGGCATTATGCTGCTAAAACATTCAATTAAACATTTCTAAAGAGTCCCTTTATTTCTGTTGCAGATTTCAAGCCCCACATGTACTCTACCCTTCACTAGATTGTCAGAATGAAGCAAAACGAGGCAGAAACAGACAGAGAGAGCCTTTATCTGGAGGTGTCCAGTGTGGATGGAGCTGTGTCTCTCCCCCTGCACTCCTCTATTGTCCTCTTCCTCCTTTCCTACACAGAGTGCTCATCTTTCCACATCTACCTGGTCACAGATCAAGGAGACATCCTGCCGTGCCTGTCAGGGCTGGTGCCCGGGGGTCTCTCTGTCTCTGAGGTGAGGAGGGACGAGCTGCCAGGGCTGGTTAAGAAGTGTCGTCTCCCGGCTGCACTGGAGCCTGACGTTTGCTTTTGCAGAGCCGGCCTGGCTGTCGTACTAAGACACATCATTCAGAGCGCATGCCAGCTGATGCCAGGCCGCAGGGATGTGGCGTCCCTCTTAGGCTTCAAGAACACTTGTCTTAAGGCTTGTGCTGAGGTGAGATTGCAATATCAAAACAACCAGAGTGCTTAAAGATCCCATGGCATGGAATTTTTATtgtatgaggtttttcaacattaatatgagttcctctagcctgaatattgtcccaaAGTCGCTAGAAATGTTGATTGTGTAAACCAagtttctctgcctttgagagaatgagagcccagacgagctgatcttgaattaccctgttatgacgtcataccaggaaaggtttccttCCCTTCTTTGCTTTGCccacccagagaattagtagagaacgGTTTAAGTTTATCAGTCACATTTTCAGCACAGACTTCACCATATGGATCcgacagcaccgccacaaacattgagtgttcattaatgcctgatcgttttagccagtgactaaaacgatCAACTTCACGTCGTTTCTAGTATGAaacaaatctatttaaatgattttttacaaatccgatttaaaaaaagttggaatactgtataaaataaaataaaaagctcTATAAAATCAGAATGCACTGATGATGTTTcagattttaatattttattaaaaaaacaacatggatgacatcaaatgtttaaactgagaaaatgtataattttaagggataaaaataagttgattttaaatttcaaggCATCAACACATGCCATGTGTGGAGGGAGAGGAgactcaagtttaggaataggaatgttgtcccattcttgtctaatacaagcttctagttgctcaactgtctttgGTCTTCTTTgccgcatcttcctctttatgatgcaccaaatgttttctataggtgaaagatctggactgcaggcagTACCCGGATCTTTCTTctatgcagccatgatgttgtaattaatgcagtatgtggtctggcattgtcatgttggaaaatgcaaggtctttccTAAAAGAgatgacgtctggatgggagcatatgttgttctagaacttgtatatacctttcagcattgatggtgccttttcagatgtgtaagctgcccatgctacacgcactcatgcaaccccataccatcagagatgcagaattctgaactgagcgctgatgggttgtccttgtcctctttagcttggatgacatggcgtcccagttttccaaaattaacttcaaattttgattcgtctgaccacggAACAGTTTTTCACTTCGCCaatgtccattttaaatgagccttggccgagAGAAAATGCCTGCTCTTCTGGATCATGCTAAGATATTCCTtctttttttgacctatagagttttagccagcaaaggcgaatggcacggtggattgttttctggaagtattcctgagcccatgttgtgatttccattacagtagcattcctgtatgtgatggagtgccatctaagggcccgaagatcacgggcatccagtatggttttccgttcttgacccttacgcaaacagattgttccagattttctgaatctttgtatgatattatgcactgtagatgaggataacttcaaactctttgcaatttttctgtgagaaactcctttctgatattgctccacaatttttcgccacagcattgggggaattggtgatcctcctcccatcttgacttctgagagacactgcctcTCCGAGAGACTcattttatacccaatcatgtatccaattgacctaataagctgCAATTTGGTCCttcagctgttccttatatgtaaattaaattttccggcctcttattgcttcCTATCCCAACTTTTGACAATGTGTAGCTGTCATggaatccaaaatgagccaatatttggcgaggcattttaaaatgtctcaaCTTttgatgttatctatattctattgtgaataaaatataagtttatgagatttataaattattgcattcttttttatttacaatttgtacagtgtcccaacttttttttgcaatcgggtttgtattttattgtattgaCCATTACTGATATACAATTTTAGTGCATTTTTAGTGCATTATATGAAACTCTTAGAAAAGCATGTCACATCAACGATCCAAATAATTAATGGATTGTACATCATATTTATCTGTTATTAAATGATTTCTAATTGTCATTTGCTCCTCAGGTGAGTCAGTGGACTAGACTATGTGAGCTGGACATTCCCTCTGCAGTGGAGGAACACTTAAGAAACCCTGAAGACCAGATGTGTCGACTTCCTGCAGCGATCCTGAACTTAGAGAAGAGGTTAGGCGAACCCGTCAAGGTCCATAATGATGACAAGATTCGCAGACAGAAGCTACATCAGCAGAAGAAGAGTGATTCTCAACTAAAAGGCCCCAGCACAGCAAAGAAAGACCAGCTGAATGAATCCCATCCTGGAGTTGAGCTCAGTGCTGCTCTGGCGAAGCTCTCTGCGGACGCGGTTCCTTCTCCCTCCACCAGAGAGAGCTCCGACATCAGGAAAGTCAAGAGCACAGACCTGCCAGAGCTAGAGCATGTGTTTGCAGAAGGGCTGTATTTCACCCTCACTGATGCCGTCCTGCTGCCCTGCATCCATCAATACCtggtaaaacaaacaaatcgaAAGCAGTTTTTATCTCATTACGTGTAAATCACTGTTCCTCACAAACAGAgccattcattcatttgtttttgCACTAGAGTAGACCATTGAGTCTCACAGGTGCTTTCAAGTTATATCAAACACACAAGTCTCTCGTGACTCTTTGACTTCTCCTACTTCAAGGAGATTCTCTGAATCCTGCATTAAATAAGGCCAGTGTTTTCAATTTAAATAGGAATGGATGAGTTTTGTGTAGGCCTGTGAATTAGATTCATTGCAGTGTGATGTCCCTGAACTCTTTCACTCTCTGAGCTTGACACAGTCTGACGCCAGTATTTGTTTGACCATTACTCATCAGTGGTATTTGGTTTATAAAGGCCCGTTCACAACATGAATTATAACTATACACTCTAAACATAAAGGTTTTTTATTGGCCTCGATAGTTTCATGCAACCTTTCCAttccacaaaaggttctttatagtggaaTAAGGGTTTTTGATTGTTAAAATGTTCTTTACACTAAGAAAAAGATAGTTCTTTTAACAACTAAACTGACATGTTCTTTAGGAAACCTAAAATggttaaatgtgaataaaatcaattaaattaatctgttcatcataaagtGATCGGGctggactaaaccgctcaataCATATGTGTTATCTGTATATGGAGAGTACTGAACTAGCTCAGATTTTATTACACTTAACATCTATAACACTTTAATATGGGGAACACGTTAattattaactatgacttttgcttcaataaactcctagtttactgcttattaatagttagtaaggtagtttttgtagcatttaagtttaggtattgggtaggattaagagatgcagaataaggtattaatatgtgctttataagtactaataaacagccaatatcgtagtaatatgcatgctaataagcaactagttaatagttagtaaCTGAACTCTAAAATAAACTGTTaccaaaatatcttaatttgtgttttctgaagatgaacagataTCTTTAAGATCTGTTCATTCCAAGGACAATAACAGACCGTTCTGATTCTATGAGAATAGGAAGTCCACACCacagcaaaactataataacacagAGGAACAATATTGTTGGAATTCCTTTCAGAGTGATTTTTTTTCAAGCTgatgattgaaaaaaaaaaacattgacagccaatcaggaTCATCCCTGTatgtaatttgattattttggttTGGTTGCAGGGATAGAGTGCAACAGTTCTGGAAGTAAAAATCCCAATCGTTTTCTCTtgatttgattttaaatttttaaagaCACACCCATTCTGAGCTACAAGGTTGTTGATCGATGGGATGTATGCTTCCTTTGAAGTCATCGGTCCACTTGAGAAAAACTTTGCATTTCTCACgattctgaaaaaaataaaaaaattcaaccaatcagagatTCAAAATTAGCAAATCCTGCCAAAAGTATCACACTTAAGCATCCACTCGGATAAACCACTGCTAATGACAGTctgttatttgtttaaatatccATATTTCCCTATAAAAGTGGTTTCTCTATAtaccataaatattttttagttttatatttatcTGTTTAATTGTGATTCACAATGATTCATGGGATTGTAATTTACACAATACACAATAAAGTACACAATactttttttgctttaaatcaGGGTTTGTAATGTTGTTACTAACTCTGTATCTGGTTGGCCTGGTTCATGGCTTAACTCTTTAACGAAGGCTTTTTAAAAATCTCTGTACGAAAAATTAATGGGAAAAATACTTCCGGATTCAGAACCAAGGCTGCTGAAAAAGTGTGTGATCACGATTGCACACTATATTCTGGGTTCAGTACAAATTTAGCGGAATCGACAGCACTAGTGGCATGATGTCGATTACCCTCGTTTTCTTTAAAAAAGCAAAAGCCGGGGTTACAGTGAGGCGCTTACAATAGGAGTAAATGAGGCCAAtccttaaatattaaaatactttaaaaaaatctttgtttcaATAGAGTAGCCACAAGACAAACAGTATGTGTTATTATGAAttataaaactttaaaatgaatgtttTAACAGTAGAATTCATATGTGCCTTTATAAAATGATAAGCTTTGCATTATGATACTGCTTAACTTGGAACGTGTATTATTCCTTAAATGAGTAAAATCAtgcttttaattatttaaatttaaagggatagttcacccaaaaatgtaaaagtgatgtttatctgcttacccccagaagatttttaactccaaccgttgttTATATgggtgttttctatgagagtaaaaaacacagatatacgaatccatattaaaccctgcggctcgtggtGACACAtggatgtcttaagacacaaaatgattggtttctgtgagaaacccaacagtatttatggtattttttaattcatatcagacgaatctcatctagtattcccaagcGGCATTACTGTCTACCAAAAGACAAAATACCGGTGCAGTCATAGAAATATTTGCGTAGATGCCACATGACCGTCctgcgcaggcactaatgaggactatatatatataatatggattcatatgtctgttttttactctcattaaaaacaccccattgacatacATTGTACGAGCAACggtttgagttaaaaatctttgtgttctactaaagaaacaaacacacctccatcttggatgccctgggggtaagcagataaacatcaaatattcatttttgggtgcactatCCTTTTAAATTAGTGAAACATGCATTAATAGACAAGAATGATATCTCAATGTATTCTAGACATAGACCTCCATACAAAAGACAAACATTGCAGTGATATCTCTGGAGCAGAGTACAGACTATACTGTCTCTTTAAGGGGATGTTTGTGTACATCTGTCAtccctttctctttctttcttgctCTTTTCTTTCTCCTCTGATCATTGTTCATTCTTCTCTCTCTTCTCCTGTCATCCACTTGCTCTCGTCTCTCTGTGGTCAGCGGCGCATCGGTGCCTCCTAGTTTCACACTCCATCTAGCATGTCTCCCTCCTTCTGTCCTCCTCATCGCGTTCTCCCCGTCTTTCCTCTGCGGAGCGATGATAGAAGCGGCACAGCTCTGAAGCCGATCTCGCTTCAGTGGACAACACTTTGATGGGTTACTTAAGTCACAGCATCTCGCTGTCAGTGTGCATTTTTTAATATGCATTCATGCTGTTTTAGAAAATTCCACAGGAGcacaacattcacacacagcCTCCACTGTCTCGCCCATTTGCCATAACGATTGCACATTGGTTTTCTGAAATGTAACCTCAGTTTCTATTCTTATGTATTTGGATCCTGATTTCAGTTTCAACTGAATCTAAAAAAATGCAatcattaataataacaataatatgtatattttagaACTATATATTTTAGAACCATACGCATACATGCATCCATATATGtttacactcacacacgcacacgttaggtttttgtgaattgtgggactctccataggtgtaatggattttacattgtacaaactgtacattatatccccctaaactgcccctgcccctaaacctacccatcacaggaaacatgctgcatttttacatgttcaaaaaaacataatctagtatgtttataaatgtttccatttgcattgtggggaccgctggctggtttatattacattgtggggaccaataaacaagtgcacacacatgcacacatataTTATAGACATTTTAATTGAAATGTTTCAATACCAAAacaatcttaaagggatagttcacccaaaaatgaaaattgtcatcatttactcactctcaagttgtACTAAATTGGCTGAGAGGGAGCATGAATAATCAGTTGTGTCATGAATATTTTGATGTTATTTCCATTAAGAGGTGCATACTTATGGTCAAGGTCTAGTATTGAAATTGCAAGATtcaagcactctgtaaagtctcctctagcacatcccaaagacttggcctggtttcacagacagtgCTTGGATTAAGCCAGATTAGACTTTAGTTCAATTATGACTTTTACATAGTTTTTATGAATGTGCCGTAGAAAATAATCATTACTGGTGTACTGGTGCATCTTGAGAAAAAACGAtagcactgacatattttaaggtTTAAGTCTGGGACTTAAAACGAAACGTCTCTGAAACCAGGGGTTAAGGAATTTAAGCTCTGGTggtgccaattcatgtgtgaaaatgattctgtatgctccctcccaaccattctttcaccATTTGAGCTGAGGagtcttgacattgtcatcctggaatatggccatgatgtgtcttcctacatggatgtttaagaaatgaaaagctgaACACTCCATCAATGAGGGTTAGAAGTACTGATGCCAAACATTTAACATAGTTATATGAATAATCACtataataatcactgcaataatgatccaatcatagactccaatcatttgcctatttaaatccaaacagcacCTTTTTTGGCTGGGCGGtatgggctttttttttttttaaaccaacaaACCAGTCAAACAAATACTTCCATGAGATATAAATATTTAGcaatttacattatataatttttctttTGCATTGCAATAAATAGAATTGGTGGGGGAAAATGTGCTTAATTGTCATACAAAAAGttacaatataaaacatgtttagAAAGTGGTAACAATCCTAAATATGGTCATCGttttattaatgcaaaaaaactatttaatatATCCCTTTTATACACAGACATATGACACATTTATGCTCTGAATATTCTAACTATCATGTCTTTGATTAAACCATTGTAGATCTCCATCCAAAAGCACACCCCCTCCACCCTGTCCCATCTGCCCTTGCTGCTGAGATGGTACCAGCGTGTGCAGGAGCTCCCCAGTGTACTGAAGGCAGCAAAGGATTGTGGGATGGCTCTCTTCAGTCTCAGCTCGGTCAACCTTTGCCCTCCCAAGCCGGAGGCCCCACGATCCAGTGGAGCAGAGCAGGAAGGCCCTAAACTCAAACAAGAGCCCTTCATCGGGGGCCCGAGGCCAACTCTCACCAAACTGCAGGTAATTGAATTTCACTCGCTCTTTTTCTCCCGCTCACCTgctcttttattttattctccTCGTTCCTCTTTCCCTAACTCTTCCCTCTCACGGAAGGAGATTACA
It includes:
- the gstcd gene encoding glutathione S-transferase C-terminal domain-containing protein isoform X1 produces the protein MKQNEAETDRESLYLEVSSVDGAVSLPLHSSIVLFLLSYTECSSFHIYLVTDQGDILPCLSGLVPGGLSVSEVRRDELPGLVKKCRLPAALEPDVCFCRAGLAVVLRHIIQSACQLMPGRRDVASLLGFKNTCLKACAEVSQWTRLCELDIPSAVEEHLRNPEDQMCRLPAAILNLEKRLGEPVKVHNDDKIRRQKLHQQKKSDSQLKGPSTAKKDQLNESHPGVELSAALAKLSADAVPSPSTRESSDIRKVKSTDLPELEHVFAEGLYFTLTDAVLLPCIHQYLISIQKHTPSTLSHLPLLLRWYQRVQELPSVLKAAKDCGMALFSLSSVNLCPPKPEAPRSSGAEQEGPKLKQEPFIGGPRPTLTKLQEKGIDAVYTAHPCPSWTVDWESLPAAVNPTEGKMSDARAVRKQQQLNNLLAMVTELAHPGHTVVDFCSGGGHVGIVLAHTLPKCQVLLIENKEESLVRARDRSAQLGLTNIGFIQTNLDYFTGNFNIGVALHACGVATDMVLDRCLQARAGFVISPCCYGFIQNTLKFNFPKSTRFAETLSYKEHMILCRFADQTAVSLPLERRLIGKRCMGLVDLDRSWAAETHGYSVRVMTMIPEGCSPKNNMLVGFPTR
- the gstcd gene encoding glutathione S-transferase C-terminal domain-containing protein isoform X2, encoding MKQNEAETDRESLYLEVSSVDGAVSLPLHSSIVLFLLSYTECSSFHIYLVTDQGDILPCLSGLVPGGLSVSEVRRDELPGLVKKCRLPAALEPDVCFCRAGLAVVLRHIIQSACQLMPGRRDVASLLGFKNTCLKACAEVSQWTRLCELDIPSAVEEHLRNPEDQMCRLPAAILNLEKRLGEPVKVHNDDKIRRQKLHQQKKSDSQLKGPSTAKKDQLNESHPGVELSAALAKLSADAVPSPSTRESSDIRKVKSTDLPELEHVFAEGLYFTLTDAVLLPCIHQYLISIQKHTPSTLSHLPLLLRWYQRVQELPSVLKAAKDCGMALFSLSSVNLCPPKPEAPRSSGAEQEGPKLKQEPFIGGPRPTLTKLQEKGIDAVYTAHPCPSWTVDWESLPAAVNPTEGKMSDARAVRKQQQLNNLLAMVTELAHPGHTVVDFCSGGGHVGIVLAHTLPKCQVLLIENKEESLVRARDRSAQLGLTNIGFIQTNLDYFTGNFNIGSSPRYFLSYGNSKQRVKRIL